A single window of Methanosphaera sp. DNA harbors:
- a CDS encoding UPF0280 family protein, which translates to MIYKEDINIEDSHIHFSCDVKVDIKPYIKNLRKIIEDEIKVNPEFIGYTPSDVIGDARILKLMQKASTIADTGPMAAVAGSISQMCMEYVNSSFDSNYVIVENGGDISLKTNKKTIVSVDAGSSNVYTDSLAFKVKEKRSGYGICTSAAHGSSESFGNTDATIVFSKQCSISDTLATQIANHGIGSSGREILENALVCADEYNEFYDGVVIIKDEYITKVGHIPKFVMIDDESPKNTYEII; encoded by the coding sequence ATGATATACAAAGAAGATATAAACATAGAAGATAGTCATATTCACTTTAGTTGTGATGTAAAAGTTGACATTAAGCCATACATTAAAAATTTGAGAAAAATAATAGAAGATGAAATAAAAGTAAATCCAGAATTTATAGGATATACACCATCAGATGTAATAGGTGATGCAAGAATTTTAAAACTAATGCAAAAAGCTAGTACTATTGCAGATACAGGACCTATGGCTGCTGTTGCAGGAAGTATAAGTCAGATGTGTATGGAGTATGTTAATTCAAGTTTTGATTCTAACTATGTAATTGTTGAAAATGGTGGAGATATATCACTTAAAACAAATAAGAAAACAATAGTAAGTGTTGATGCAGGAAGTAGTAATGTATATACAGATAGCTTGGCATTTAAAGTTAAAGAAAAAAGGAGTGGATATGGCATTTGCACATCAGCAGCACATGGATCATCTGAAAGTTTTGGAAATACAGATGCAACAATAGTATTTTCAAAACAATGCAGCATCTCAGATACACTGGCAACACAGATAGCAAACCATGGCATAGGTAGTAGTGGACGTGAAATACTTGAAAATGCACTAGTATGTGCTGATGAATATAATGAATTCTATGATGGTGTTGTTATAATAAAAGATGAATACATCACAAAAGTGGGACATATTCCAAAGTTTGTCATGATAGATGATGAATCTCCTAAAAATACATATGAAATCATATAA
- a CDS encoding PH domain-containing protein, producing the protein MMPKPSQRVENNNQGHRIEDPHEANVIFKTKPNLLTYPDNFITKIIVVFILAFLFVPLIALAAHIQLVLMTTFNLEIPQLTTIAELADGVAMLIVIIKLGLDVLDRNNTEYILTKSHIIINRGLFRREKLSMPYAKIQDIEISQNILERFLNVGDVIVYGGHDNSQIILDDTPNPREVEELISQQQQLHDSYMGGYLTPNHGYNPRYENNDRYYDNNHNNYRNQPPVDNSQYSDVEYFGNYEQPRYDNRQPQYDNYQQHYNPPQQQDYYQKPSSYQKPRPKSKPRRQQQYYDEPNYNYQDNNYQDDSNSLKKRFNDRKVKNKQSKQEKEVILEKHSQMFKKYNKK; encoded by the coding sequence ATGATGCCTAAACCATCACAAAGAGTTGAAAATAACAATCAAGGACACAGAATAGAAGATCCTCATGAGGCAAATGTAATATTTAAAACAAAGCCAAACTTACTAACATATCCTGATAACTTTATAACTAAGATAATTGTAGTATTTATACTAGCATTTCTATTTGTACCACTAATTGCACTAGCAGCACATATACAGCTTGTATTAATGACAACATTTAACCTTGAAATACCACAACTTACAACAATTGCCGAACTTGCAGATGGAGTTGCAATGCTAATTGTTATAATAAAACTAGGACTTGACGTGCTTGATCGTAACAATACAGAATATATACTTACAAAATCACACATCATAATAAATCGTGGACTTTTCAGACGTGAAAAACTTTCAATGCCATATGCAAAAATACAAGATATAGAAATTTCCCAAAATATACTTGAAAGATTTCTTAATGTTGGTGATGTAATAGTTTATGGTGGACATGACAATTCACAGATAATACTTGATGATACACCAAATCCAAGGGAAGTTGAAGAGTTAATTTCACAACAACAGCAACTACATGATTCATATATGGGAGGATATTTAACTCCAAATCATGGATATAATCCAAGATATGAAAACAATGACAGATACTATGATAACAATCATAACAACTATAGAAACCAACCTCCAGTAGATAATTCACAATACTCAGATGTTGAATATTTTGGTAACTATGAACAGCCCAGATATGACAATAGACAACCACAATATGATAACTATCAACAACACTACAATCCACCACAACAACAGGACTACTACCAGAAACCTTCATCATATCAAAAACCTAGACCTAAATCAAAACCAAGAAGACAACAACAATACTATGATGAGCCAAACTACAACTACCAGGATAACAACTACCAGGACGACAGTAATTCATTAAAGAAACGATTTAATGATCGTAAAGTAAAAAATAAACAATCAAAACAGGAAAAAGAAGTAATACTTGAAAAACATTCACAGATGTTTAAAAAATATAATAAAAAGTAG
- the lon gene encoding endopeptidase La has translation MTDEKLSFTQKLRKENEIITDIQELDIQKSQQINTTTQDDIDDDAEKLPIILIPNTILLPHTDMTLNLDKAHADKILSVVNDDKQGIILSPKRLPNADAQEVEFYDIGVILEIKDLSQMPEEYLVELKVKDKVEVTKITEQHGVFYGTYQTVAEEDNITPEEAETINESINATVQVISGLIPNSGEYANKIIEKQDTQTKVAEVFPYLKTTLAKKQELLEMESTKLRALKVTQLLVEQKDAMLLQVEIAKKLNENMTEAHKQNLLREQMKMIQEELNMTQDEESETKTYRERIMEAKLPEKVEKAALKEVVKLERQGQNNSEENIIRNYLDTILELPWHKEEKTEIDLIKAREQLDKDHYGLDKIKDRIIEHLAVLKLKGEKQGSILLFVGPPGTGKTSLGRSIADALNRPYIRASLGGIKDESEIRGHRRTYLGAMPGRIIRGMQNAGKSNPVFVLDEVDKMTESINGNPTSALLEVLDPEQNDSFSDHYLEVGYDLSDVFFVATANSLDGIPGPLRDRLEIINLDSYTANEKRHIAEEHLIDDVLDEHGLTRDDITITTDAVDMIIEKYTREAGVRGLKREIATIARKIAQKIIEDDGDESKKPYIVDKDDLHDLLGHEKAHYDKVDDENPAGVVTGLAWTPVGGDVLFIESIMTPGEGKLKLTGQLGDVMKESAQIAQSLVKSRLADVLKDSSIDEKDIHIHVPEGAIKKDGPSAGVTLLTAITSLITGISVDSKIAMTGEISLQGKVLPVGGIKEKVIAAHRAGIKKVLLPCENEKDLEDVPDEIKDELTFKFMHNIDEVLLEALNIKIPENKKLDINQDALDAMKI, from the coding sequence ATGACAGATGAAAAACTATCATTTACACAAAAACTCAGAAAAGAAAATGAAATAATAACAGACATACAAGAACTTGACATACAAAAATCACAACAAATAAACACAACAACACAAGATGACATAGATGATGATGCAGAAAAACTACCAATCATACTAATACCAAACACAATACTACTTCCACACACAGATATGACACTAAACCTTGACAAAGCACATGCAGATAAAATACTATCAGTTGTAAATGACGACAAACAAGGAATAATACTCTCACCAAAAAGACTACCAAATGCAGATGCACAAGAAGTAGAATTCTACGACATAGGAGTAATACTAGAAATAAAAGATCTAAGCCAGATGCCAGAAGAATACCTAGTAGAGCTCAAAGTAAAAGATAAAGTAGAAGTAACAAAAATAACAGAACAACACGGAGTATTCTATGGAACATACCAAACAGTAGCAGAAGAAGACAACATAACACCAGAGGAAGCAGAAACAATCAATGAAAGCATCAATGCAACAGTACAAGTAATATCAGGACTCATACCAAATTCTGGTGAATATGCAAATAAAATAATAGAAAAACAAGACACACAAACCAAAGTTGCAGAAGTATTCCCATACCTTAAAACAACACTAGCAAAAAAACAAGAACTACTCGAGATGGAATCAACAAAACTACGAGCACTAAAAGTAACACAACTACTCGTTGAACAAAAAGATGCAATGCTACTACAAGTAGAAATAGCAAAAAAACTCAATGAAAACATGACAGAAGCTCATAAACAAAATCTTCTACGAGAACAAATGAAGATGATACAAGAAGAGCTAAACATGACACAAGACGAAGAAAGTGAAACAAAAACATACCGTGAACGTATCATGGAAGCAAAGCTCCCAGAAAAAGTAGAAAAAGCAGCACTAAAAGAGGTAGTGAAACTTGAAAGACAAGGACAAAACAACTCAGAAGAAAACATAATACGAAACTACCTTGACACAATACTAGAACTACCATGGCACAAAGAAGAAAAAACAGAAATAGACCTAATCAAGGCAAGAGAACAACTAGATAAAGATCATTATGGTCTTGATAAAATAAAAGATCGTATCATTGAACATCTAGCAGTACTTAAACTTAAAGGTGAAAAACAGGGAAGTATACTACTGTTTGTAGGACCTCCTGGAACTGGAAAAACAAGTCTTGGACGTAGTATTGCAGATGCACTTAACAGACCATACATACGTGCAAGTCTTGGTGGAATAAAAGATGAATCAGAAATACGTGGACATCGCAGAACATACCTTGGTGCAATGCCAGGACGTATAATACGTGGAATGCAAAATGCTGGAAAATCAAATCCAGTATTTGTACTTGATGAAGTAGATAAGATGACAGAATCAATAAATGGAAATCCAACAAGTGCACTTCTTGAAGTACTAGATCCTGAACAAAATGATTCATTCTCAGATCACTACCTAGAGGTAGGATACGACCTATCTGATGTATTCTTTGTTGCAACAGCAAATTCACTTGATGGAATACCAGGACCACTACGTGACAGACTTGAAATAATAAATCTTGACAGCTATACTGCAAATGAAAAACGTCATATTGCAGAAGAACACCTTATTGATGATGTACTTGATGAACATGGACTAACACGTGATGATATTACAATTACAACAGATGCTGTTGATATGATTATTGAAAAATATACACGTGAAGCAGGAGTACGTGGACTTAAACGTGAAATTGCAACAATAGCACGTAAAATTGCACAGAAAATCATAGAAGATGATGGTGATGAAAGTAAAAAGCCATACATTGTAGATAAAGATGACCTTCATGACTTATTAGGACATGAAAAAGCACACTATGACAAAGTTGATGATGAAAATCCAGCTGGTGTTGTAACAGGACTTGCATGGACACCAGTAGGTGGAGATGTACTTTTCATTGAATCTATAATGACACCAGGGGAAGGAAAATTAAAACTTACAGGACAACTTGGAGATGTAATGAAGGAATCTGCACAAATTGCACAAAGCCTTGTTAAATCAAGACTTGCAGATGTACTTAAAGATTCAAGTATTGATGAAAAAGACATACACATCCATGTTCCTGAAGGTGCAATTAAAAAAGATGGACCATCAGCTGGAGTAACACTACTAACTGCAATAACATCACTTATCACTGGAATTAGTGTAGATTCAAAAATTGCAATGACAGGTGAAATATCACTACAAGGAAAAGTACTCCCTGTTGGTGGAATAAAAGAAAAAGTAATAGCAGCTCATCGTGCTGGAATTAAAAAAGTACTACTACCATGTGAAAATGAAAAAGACCTAGAAGATGTTCCAGATGAAATTAAAGATGAACTTACATTTAAATTCATGCATAACATTGATGAGGTACTTCTTGAAGCATTAAATATTAAAATTCCAGAAAATAAAAAACTTGACATTAACCAAGATGCACTTGATGCTATGAAAATATAA
- a CDS encoding tetratricopeptide repeat protein, with translation MPILLLSNKDIDLISGKRNTTLRRLWKHPLYPGDRLYCYWNILSKEREKLFEAEVNHVEIKTFAEIKKDSKIIEKLGYKNSRELERDLKKQYPNNTADDDKFQVFDFHKLHVSQWEGSAINQKNMIIKKADVLFDMGKYQQSSICYKAALEYDADDVNLLNRIGDNLSRLGQFGDAIKHYMRAIKLDPDNEYIYNNIAIAYLNKGEPEKALKFNTQALKLNGENTTILYWRGIIYEMLNDLETSLKYFDYIIQLDASDADVWNERATILNMLDRGEEALKSYDKSLELCLDDRDDSNIWASKANTLLDLRRYEEAIECYDNALKVDENNPIILNNKGVAYMELDRFNDAIECFNKVLVFYPNNADAVVLRDVCLDNL, from the coding sequence ATGCCAATTTTATTATTATCTAACAAAGATATTGATCTTATAAGTGGAAAGAGAAATACAACTCTTAGACGCTTGTGGAAACATCCACTATATCCAGGTGATCGACTCTATTGTTACTGGAATATTCTCTCAAAGGAGCGAGAAAAGCTATTTGAAGCCGAGGTAAATCATGTAGAAATAAAGACATTTGCCGAGATAAAGAAGGATTCAAAGATAATAGAAAAGCTTGGATATAAAAATAGTCGTGAATTAGAACGAGACCTTAAAAAGCAGTATCCTAATAACACAGCAGATGATGATAAATTCCAGGTATTTGACTTTCACAAACTACATGTAAGTCAATGGGAAGGCTCTGCAATAAATCAGAAAAATATGATTATAAAAAAGGCAGATGTACTCTTTGATATGGGAAAATATCAACAATCATCAATATGCTATAAGGCAGCACTTGAATACGATGCAGATGATGTTAACCTCCTAAATCGTATAGGTGATAATCTTTCACGTCTTGGACAGTTTGGTGATGCAATAAAACATTACATGCGTGCAATAAAGCTTGACCCTGACAATGAATATATCTACAATAATATTGCAATAGCATATCTTAATAAGGGTGAACCTGAAAAGGCATTAAAGTTTAATACACAAGCACTAAAACTTAATGGTGAAAATACAACCATATTATATTGGCGTGGTATAATATATGAGATGTTAAATGATCTTGAAACATCCCTGAAATACTTTGATTATATTATCCAGCTTGATGCATCTGATGCTGATGTGTGGAATGAACGTGCAACAATTCTTAACATGCTTGATCGGGGTGAGGAAGCATTAAAATCATATGATAAATCACTTGAGTTATGTCTTGATGATAGGGATGATTCAAATATATGGGCAAGTAAGGCTAATACTCTTCTTGATCTTCGTCGTTATGAGGAGGCTATTGAATGCTATGATAATGCTCTTAAAGTTGATGAGAACAATCCTATAATTCTTAATAATAAGGGTGTTGCATACATGGAACTTGACAGATTTAATGATGCAATAGAATGCTTCAATAAAGTACTTGTATTTTATCCAAACAATGCTGATGCAGTTGTACTTCGTGATGTATGTCTTGACAACTTATAG
- a CDS encoding anaerobic ribonucleoside-triphosphate reductase activating protein yields the protein MNIEPVYSSLDYPKKMALVLFTPGCDIRCKFCHNPQLIKYDTLNKMEVELIKDEVDENIDFIDAIVLSGGEPLLHLDVIKQFIAQAKDADLLIKLDTNGLHPDKLIDVIDDIDYVAMDIKAPLDKYYKITDIYPNDVKERIEKSIDIILSHDVFLECRTTYVPGLLTPEDVETIVSQIRCNQYTLQQFRNRATYDVSLLSVDEPNPEELHDILMSIDTNHIPSLHLKSGQFGNQKIK from the coding sequence ATGAATATAGAACCTGTTTATTCATCCCTTGATTATCCAAAAAAGATGGCACTTGTACTATTTACGCCTGGATGTGATATTAGATGTAAGTTTTGTCACAATCCACAACTTATAAAATATGACACATTAAATAAGATGGAAGTTGAATTAATTAAAGATGAAGTAGATGAAAATATTGACTTTATTGATGCGATAGTATTAAGTGGTGGTGAGCCACTACTACATCTTGATGTAATAAAACAATTTATAGCCCAGGCAAAAGATGCAGACTTACTCATTAAACTTGACACAAATGGTCTTCATCCTGATAAATTAATTGATGTAATTGATGATATTGACTATGTTGCAATGGATATTAAAGCACCACTTGATAAGTACTATAAAATCACAGACATCTACCCTAATGATGTAAAAGAGAGGATTGAAAAATCAATAGATATAATACTAAGTCATGATGTTTTCCTTGAATGTAGAACAACATATGTTCCAGGACTTCTAACACCAGAAGATGTTGAAACAATAGTAAGCCAGATTAGATGTAACCAGTATACACTGCAGCAATTTAGAAACAGGGCAACATACGATGTAAGCTTGCTTTCTGTTGATGAGCCTAATCCTGAGGAGTTACATGATATTCTAATGAGTATTGATACAAATCATATTCCATCACTTCATCTTAAATCTGGACAATTTGGAAATCAGAAAATAAAATAA
- a CDS encoding TIGR01177 family methyltransferase, with product MEITVILSQENETLPKAELLARLETLDIEYEITSEYPGVITFTTPASEDDIIELGSHLGYTHEILQTIKRTTPEELNNAVKDVDWSEYVNSSFKVRVKRMGNGDVDKDSIERYIGGYIKQQSQMPVDLTNADCTIKLVYTNPKLEVNEFKESKVVGYNEVIITRQIIEQDKKHFFDNKPHKRPYFHPGSMSPKLALCMVNLARTHKGDTVLDPFCGTGGILIEAGDLGVKLIGSDIEKCMYEGSKLNIAHEGFEDFKIYWEDVRKLDLDETVDAVAMDPPYGISTTLGGDDTKQLYTEALNSIAQYIKDDGYICMASPHYIDLYEVVENTPLKILEQHSIRMHKSLTRIITVLMKK from the coding sequence ATGGAAATCACAGTAATATTATCACAGGAAAATGAAACATTACCAAAAGCTGAGTTACTTGCAAGACTTGAAACTCTAGATATTGAATATGAAATTACATCAGAATATCCTGGTGTTATAACATTTACAACACCTGCATCTGAGGATGATATAATTGAGCTTGGATCACACCTCGGATATACTCATGAAATACTCCAAACAATTAAAAGAACAACACCTGAGGAGTTAAATAATGCAGTTAAAGATGTAGACTGGAGTGAATATGTTAACTCATCATTTAAGGTACGTGTTAAAAGAATGGGAAATGGTGATGTTGATAAAGATTCAATTGAACGATACATTGGAGGATATATTAAACAACAATCACAGATGCCTGTTGATTTAACAAATGCTGATTGTACAATAAAATTGGTATATACAAATCCAAAACTTGAAGTTAATGAATTTAAAGAATCAAAAGTTGTAGGATACAATGAAGTAATAATTACACGTCAAATTATTGAACAAGATAAAAAACACTTCTTTGATAATAAGCCACATAAAAGACCATACTTCCATCCAGGGTCAATGAGTCCAAAACTTGCACTTTGTATGGTAAACCTTGCCCGTACCCATAAGGGAGATACAGTACTTGACCCATTTTGTGGAACTGGTGGTATACTAATTGAGGCAGGAGATCTTGGTGTTAAATTAATAGGATCTGACATTGAAAAATGTATGTATGAGGGAAGTAAACTTAACATTGCACATGAAGGATTTGAAGACTTTAAAATCTACTGGGAAGATGTACGTAAACTTGACCTTGATGAAACAGTAGATGCTGTTGCAATGGATCCACCATATGGAATATCAACAACTCTTGGTGGAGATGATACAAAACAACTCTATACAGAGGCTTTAAATTCAATAGCACAATACATTAAAGATGATGGATATATCTGTATGGCATCACCACACTACATTGACCTTTATGAGGTTGTTGAAAATACACCACTTAAAATATTAGAACAACATTCAATAAGAATGCATAAAAGTCTTACACGTATTATTACAGTTTTAATGAAAAAGTAA
- a CDS encoding arginine decarboxylase, pyruvoyl-dependent — protein MKISLTKGASEGPTKLNAFDNALLEADIGNVNLIPVSSMLPADVEVVDMPDLQPGEMTNCVLSHQYSDNPGDEITAVIAYATTSEMGCVVETKGINRPVEELKKEARFMAEYMLEKRNLEMIDYQCITQTHTVVDKASVVAALVYHDPKRH, from the coding sequence ATGAAAATATCACTAACAAAAGGAGCATCAGAAGGACCAACAAAACTAAATGCATTTGACAATGCATTACTAGAAGCTGATATTGGAAATGTAAATCTAATACCAGTATCAAGCATGCTACCAGCTGATGTTGAAGTAGTTGACATGCCAGATCTACAACCAGGTGAAATGACAAACTGTGTACTATCACATCAATACTCAGACAATCCAGGAGATGAAATAACTGCTGTAATAGCATATGCAACAACATCTGAGATGGGATGTGTAGTTGAAACTAAGGGAATTAACAGACCAGTTGAGGAACTTAAAAAAGAGGCAAGATTTATGGCAGAATATATGCTTGAGAAAAGAAATCTTGAAATGATAGACTATCAATGTATCACACAAACCCACACAGTAGTAGATAAAGCAAGTGTTGTTGCAGCATTAGTATATCATGACCCAAAAAGACACTAG
- a CDS encoding gamma carbonic anhydrase family protein gives MAKNEARIYDGAKIIGDVTLKDDVSIWYNAVIRADHEPVEIDENSNVQDNCTIHVTEGYPVKIGKNVSIGHGAIIHGCTIDDDVLIGMGAIILNGAHIPKNCLVGAGALVTENKTFPENSLIIGSPAKAVRQLKDEEIEGIKENAMEYYKLAFEDE, from the coding sequence ATGGCAAAAAATGAAGCAAGAATATATGATGGAGCAAAAATCATTGGAGATGTAACACTAAAAGATGATGTATCCATATGGTATAATGCTGTAATTCGTGCAGATCATGAACCTGTAGAAATTGATGAAAATTCTAATGTACAAGATAACTGTACAATACATGTAACAGAAGGATATCCTGTAAAAATTGGAAAAAATGTATCAATAGGACATGGAGCAATAATTCATGGATGTACAATAGATGACGATGTACTAATAGGAATGGGAGCAATCATACTCAACGGTGCACACATACCTAAAAATTGTCTTGTAGGTGCAGGAGCACTAGTTACAGAAAATAAGACATTTCCTGAAAACTCACTTATTATAGGCTCTCCTGCAAAAGCTGTACGTCAACTAAAAGATGAAGAAATAGAAGGTATTAAAGAAAATGCAATGGAATACTACAAACTTGCATTTGAAGATGAATAA
- the hisC gene encoding histidinol-phosphate transaminase, translating into MVKTRAVIDEYDTYVPGRSKKEITDKYGIDADDILKLGSNENPWGASKKAQKAVAECAIEMNRYPESNHEYLKEKIAQYAGVRQNQVIVTGDGADELLDIIAKTLISEGDEFIVHPPTYTYYEYTFKLYNAKPVYARWDVETNTLDVDSVLDAITDKTKVIFLCTPNNPTGGLISHDDIVRIVEATDALVVVDEAYWEFAEVNNVDLLDKYDNVLLLRTFSKVMGLAGLRVGYGLASPELLEKISRIKPVFSVTVPSQKAVLATLDDKEYIEESTRKSIEEREYLYESVKAIDGLDIYASKSNYLLVDLHDSGYTAAEITEALMKRGVIVRDCTSFRDLDEYYMRISIETHPKNERFIEILKEVIDERRN; encoded by the coding sequence ATGGTAAAAACAAGAGCAGTAATAGATGAATACGACACATACGTACCTGGACGATCAAAAAAGGAAATTACAGATAAATATGGAATAGATGCAGATGATATTCTTAAACTTGGATCAAATGAAAATCCATGGGGAGCATCAAAAAAGGCACAAAAAGCAGTTGCAGAGTGTGCAATTGAGATGAACAGATATCCTGAATCAAACCATGAATATCTAAAAGAAAAAATAGCACAATATGCAGGAGTACGCCAGAACCAGGTAATTGTAACAGGTGATGGTGCTGATGAACTTCTTGATATTATAGCAAAAACATTAATATCAGAAGGTGATGAATTTATTGTTCACCCTCCAACATACACCTACTATGAATATACATTTAAATTATACAATGCAAAACCTGTATATGCACGCTGGGATGTAGAAACAAACACACTTGATGTAGACTCAGTTCTCGATGCAATTACAGATAAAACCAAGGTAATCTTCCTATGTACACCTAACAACCCTACAGGTGGACTTATAAGCCATGATGATATTGTACGTATAGTTGAGGCAACAGATGCTCTTGTAGTAGTAGATGAAGCATACTGGGAATTTGCAGAAGTTAACAATGTAGACTTACTTGATAAGTATGATAATGTACTTCTTCTTAGAACATTTTCAAAAGTAATGGGTCTTGCAGGTCTTCGTGTAGGATATGGTCTTGCAAGTCCTGAACTTCTCGAGAAAATTTCAAGAATAAAACCAGTTTTCAGTGTTACAGTACCATCACAAAAGGCTGTTCTTGCAACACTTGATGATAAAGAATATATTGAAGAATCAACAAGAAAATCAATTGAAGAACGTGAATACTTATATGAAAGTGTAAAAGCTATTGATGGACTTGACATCTATGCATCTAAGTCCAACTACCTTCTTGTAGATCTTCATGATAGTGGATATACTGCAGCTGAAATTACAGAAGCTCTCATGAAACGTGGAGTTATTGTACGTGACTGTACTAGTTTCCGTGATCTTGATGAATACTATATGAGAATTAGTATAGAAACACATCCTAAAAATGAGAGATTTATTGAAATTCTAAAAGAAGTAATTGATGAAAGAAGAAATTAA
- a CDS encoding NAD(P)/FAD-dependent oxidoreductase, giving the protein MKNMKDYDIIVVGAGPVGSTYAYKMAKMGYDVALYDMKNRIGHPLQCAGLVSTNIDKTKNLPREFIDNEIQGANLTSPDMTSITVSKQDTAAYVIDRIYYDKYLANRAEDAGVDVFYSTRVYDVDIENTTIKTKDDTYSSDIIAVSCGPNSQTAKKMNPEVEDESFLAMQYIVSTLNEDTSFLDINVNMNILPGFIWSIPVSYREKRVGLFTNGSYTQAEMILNSALKSTDVVVDKSHGIIPRFNPQKCIVKNNTILLGDSASQVKPTTGGGLIAGFNSAQIAAENSDLMLKEHDNNYLLRYEKQYHERYDNEFKTQINVQKILEDLSEDDVNFMFRQLKECQADKIISKYGDMDDQSILIKELIKSGVIFKLLPKIGIRRLKNIWKSQ; this is encoded by the coding sequence ATGAAAAACATGAAAGATTATGATATAATAGTTGTTGGTGCAGGACCAGTAGGATCAACATATGCATATAAAATGGCAAAGATGGGCTATGATGTAGCATTATATGATATGAAAAATAGAATTGGTCATCCACTACAATGTGCAGGTCTTGTTTCAACAAACATAGATAAGACAAAAAACTTGCCAAGAGAATTTATAGATAATGAAATTCAAGGAGCAAATCTCACATCACCTGATATGACATCAATAACAGTATCAAAACAGGACACAGCAGCATATGTAATAGATAGAATATACTATGATAAATACCTGGCAAATCGTGCAGAAGATGCAGGAGTTGATGTTTTCTATTCAACACGAGTGTATGATGTTGATATTGAAAATACAACAATAAAAACAAAAGATGATACATATTCATCTGATATTATTGCTGTATCATGTGGTCCTAATAGTCAAACAGCAAAGAAGATGAATCCAGAAGTTGAGGATGAATCATTTCTTGCAATGCAATACATTGTAAGTACACTAAATGAGGATACTAGTTTTCTTGACATAAATGTTAATATGAACATTCTTCCAGGATTTATATGGAGTATTCCTGTAAGCTACAGGGAAAAAAGAGTAGGACTATTTACAAATGGGTCATATACTCAAGCTGAGATGATTCTTAATTCAGCACTAAAAAGTACAGATGTGGTAGTTGATAAATCACATGGTATAATACCAAGATTTAATCCACAAAAGTGTATTGTTAAAAATAATACTATTCTTCTTGGAGATTCAGCAAGTCAAGTTAAACCTACAACAGGTGGAGGATTAATTGCAGGATTTAATTCAGCACAAATTGCTGCTGAAAACTCTGATTTAATGCTTAAAGAACATGACAATAACTATCTTTTAAGGTATGAAAAGCAGTACCATGAACGTTATGATAATGAATTTAAAACACAGATAAATGTACAGAAAATTCTTGAAGATCTATCAGAAGATGATGTTAATTTCATGTTCAGACAACTTAAAGAATGTCAAGCAGATAAGATAATTTCAAAATATGGAGATATGGATGATCAAAGCATTCTTATTAAAGAATTAATAAAAAGTGGAGTAATATTTAAATTACTACCCAAAATAGGTATAAGGAGACTTAAAAACATATGGAAATCACAGTAA